Proteins encoded together in one Triticum dicoccoides isolate Atlit2015 ecotype Zavitan chromosome 7B, WEW_v2.0, whole genome shotgun sequence window:
- the LOC119341161 gene encoding receptor-like protein EIX2 — protein sequence MPFLTNMSKLALIIRGTALLLCLLISQATSTSHGQPQVSVSGACISSERDALLSFKGSLLDPAGHLSSWRHGDDCCQWKGVWCSNRTGHVIKLNLRNNDVDTNGYPNMRRSLSLSAGEMSSSLATLQHLRYLDLSGNDFNTTSIPVFMGSLGNLRYLNLSWAFFCGMIPSQLGNLSKLQYLDVSGNFGGLLNQKKIRGLQVVDLAWLPRLSLLTHLDMSFVDLSCVRDWFHTVNMLPSLEVLRLPGCGLNSTMSASSLHSKSNLTHLEVLDISDNYFFGTSFKHNWFWNLTSLKELNLFGCGWNGSIPNELRNMKSLQVLNLGWNTLEGLLPTNLEDLCDLKVLILDANNINANMGEFMDRFPRCSWNTLQELSVQYTNMTGNLPVWIGNMTNLSVLQASSNMLTDPLPVGVRALGNLEFVDLSYNNFNGVLLKKHFASLGNLKHLDLSYNKLNSVLTEEDFAGLLNLEYLDLSYNSLKLAINQKWVPPFRLKFAGFRSCHLGPHFPEWLKWQSDIDVLVLGNSNLDDVIPDWFWVTFSQASFLHAAGNKLHGSLPENLQHMAADRIYLGSNKLTGQVPLLPINISRLNLSSNSFSGSLPSNLKAPLLEELLLANNKIRGMVPSSICQLTSLKRLDLSGNKLTGDVMPCFMDSGANSANQFGSHMLSLALNNNDLFGEFPKFLQSASQLKFLDLSYNRFSGGLPKWLPEKMPQLQILRLRSNMFSGHIPDNLTCIVSLHHLDISGNNISGNIPWSLSDLKAMTTVISERTAEYYNFEESILLITKDQKRDYNFQIYKLLVNLDLSSNSLIGHIPEGISLLIGLTNLNLSRNQLMGEIPNQIGDLKHLESLDLSYNLLSGAIPSSLSSLTSLSHLNLSYNNLSGAIPSGPQLQTLDNQMYIYSGNPGLCGPPLSRKCSANDAQQSGLEDMNLMSSVYLGTSVGFVVGLWIVFCTMLIKRTWRAAYFQFIDMIHDKVYVQVAVRWARLMKNAQDDAP from the coding sequence GTAGATACCAACGGCTATCCGAACATGAGAAGATCATTGAGCTTGTCGGCAGGAGAGATGAGCTCCTCTTTGGCTACTTTGCAACACCTGAGGTATCTTGATCTGAGTGGTAATGATTTCAACACCACAAGCATACCTGTTTTCATGGGTTCCCTTGGCAACTTAAGGTATCTCAACCTCTCGTGGGCATTTTTCTGTGGGATGATACCTTCCCAACTTGGAAATCTCTCCAAGTTGCAATATCTTGATGTCAGTGGTAATTTTGGAGGTCTTCTAAATCAAAAAAAAATTCGAGGTCTTCAAGTAGTGGATCTTGCATGGTTGCCACGCCTCTCTTTGTTGACTCATCTTGACATGAGCTTTGTGGATCTTAGTTGTGTGAGGGACTGGTTTCACACGGTTAACATGCTTCCTTCTCTTGAAGTGCTTCGTTTGCCCGGATGTGGCCTTAATAGTACCATGTCTGCTAGTAGTTTACACTCCAAGTCCAACCTCACACATCTCGAGGTCCTTGATATTTCTGATAACTACTTCTTTGGCACTTCATTCAAGCACAACTGGTTTTGGAACCTTACAAGCCTCAAGGAGCTCAACCTCTTTGGTTGCGGCTGGAATGGGTCCATTCCCAATGAACTGAGAAACATGAAGTCCCTTCAGGTCTTAAACTTGGGTTGGAACACTCTTGAGGGTTTGCTACCAACCAATTTAGAAGATCTGTGTGATCTGAAAGTACTGATATTGGACGCTAACAACATTAATGCAAACATGGGTGAGTTCATGGATCGATTCCCAAGGTGCTCATGGAATACATTGCAAGAGTTGTCAGTACAGTATACAAATATGACCGGAAATCTACCCGTTTGGATTGGGAACATGACAAATCTCAGTGTTCTTCAAGCATCTTCCAACATGTTGACTGACCCTCTACCCGTAGGAGTTCGAGCACTTGGTAATTTGGAGTTTGTGGACCTCAGCTACAATAACTTCAATGGTGTGCTCTTGAAAAAACATTTTGCAAGTTTGGGTAATTTGAAGCATTTAGACCTCAGCTATAATAAATTAAATAGTGTGCTCACAGAGGAGGATTTTGCAGGACTATTGAATTTAGAGTATCTAGACTTGTCATACAACTCTTTGAAATTAGCTATCAACCAAAAATGGGTTCCTCCATTTAGATTGAAGTTTGCTGGTTTTCGTTCATGCCATCTTGGACCTCATTTTCCAGAGTGGCTCAAATGGCAATCTGACATTGATGTTCTTGTTCTTGGAAATTCAAACCTGGATGATGTTATTCCCGATTGGTTCTGGGTGACATTTTCCCAAGCTTCATTCTTACATGCAGCAGGAAACAAGTTGCATGGCTCATTACCAGAAAATTTACAACACATGGCAGCTGACCGTATATACCTTGGGTCCAACAAGCTTACAGGTCAAGTCCCATTGCTCCCAATAAACATATCCCGCCTGAACCTGTCCTCGAACTCTTTCTCAGGGTCATTGCCATCAAACCTCAAAGCTCCACTTTTGGAAGAGTTATTGCTTGCAAATAATAAAATTAGAGGCATGGTCCCATCATCTATATGCCAATTGACTAGTTTGAAACGGTTGGACTTATCAGGAAACAAGTTAACAGGAGATGTTATGCCATGCTTCATGGACTCAGGTGCAAACTCTGCAAATCAGTTTGGCTCCCATATGTTAAGTTTAGCCTTGAACAACAACGATCTCTTTGGTGAATTCCCAAAATTTCTTCAAAGTGCGTCACAGTTAAAATTCCTCGATCTTTCATACAATAGGTTTTCTGGAGGATTACCAAAGTGGTTACCCGAGAAAATGCCACAACTGCAGATCTTGAGGTTGAGGTCCAATATGTTCAGCGGCCATATTCCGGACAATCTCACTTGCATTGTTAGCCTTCATCATTTGGACATATCTGGGAACAATATATCAGGAAACATACCATGGTCACTATCAGACTTGAAAGCAATGACGACAGTAATATCTGAGCGCACTGCAGAGTATTACAACTTCGAAGAGAGCATACTACTAATCACGAAAGACCAAAAGCGGGACTATAACTTCCAAATCTACAAGCTATTGGTGAATCTTGATTTGTCAAGCAATAGTTTAATAGGACATATTCCAGAGGGGATAAGTTTACTAATTGGGCTCACCAATTTGAATTTATCAAGGAACCAGTTGATGGGAGAAATCCCAAATCAGATCGGTGATTTAAAGCATTTGGAGTCCCTGGACCTATCGTACAATTTGTTATCAGGTGCCATCCCATCAAGCTTGTCATCTCTTACTTCTTTGAGCCACTTGAACTTGTCATACAACAATTTATCAGGTGCAATACCATCCGGACCACAACTACAAACTCTTGACAACCAGATGTATATATACAGCGGCAACCCTGGTCTTTGTGGTCCTCCTCTCTCCAGGAAGTGTTCAGCAAATGATGCACAACAAAGCGGCCTTGAAGATATGAACCTTATGTCATCAGTTTACCTTGGCACGAGCGTAGGATTCGTGGTGGGTCTTTGGATAGTGTTCTGCACCATGTTAATAAAGAGAACCTGGAGGGCCGCCTACTTCCAATTTATTGATATGATACATGACAAGGTTTATGTGCAAGTGGCTGTGAGGTGGGCTCGCCTGATGAAAAATGCTCAAGACGATGCACCATGA